A window from Catalinimonas alkaloidigena encodes these proteins:
- a CDS encoding PAS domain-containing protein, giving the protein MDSLEKKSETDPNALAQKVQALTEALAQAEEQRLLLAKVTNDVLWEWDLDTDLVTWNEHIRTHFGYPWEVVGTRLDAWADCIHPDDHERLVGSIYAALERGEERWEGSYRFRRADGAYVFVQDRGYIVRNAAGKAVRMLGSMRDVSQEQKSRLTITAVLEEYQFMADHMPQMVWRTLPNGDHDYFNQRWYEYTGLTYEQSMKEGWSLVLHPDDYERTLHVWHHSLRTGDLYQIEYRFKRADGTYRWFLGRALPLRDHAGRIVKWFGTCTDIEDQRRASEALQLSQQREREALAVAEAEKQKLHNLIAVAPVGMALLRGKELVFDMANDSFLQIFGRSRDILGQPGRDAFPEISGQGILQTLERVFVSGRAQTGREFKALIDTKGTGEPEESYYDFVFQPLRNAAGAVETVLITALNVSQQVRARKAIESSEQHLRSVFNSMSQIAWTASAGQDGITFFNERWYQYTGLSEAESLGMGWMSVLHPEDVSMIQVRRTSGRLDGTPYEMENRYRRHDGAYRWHLSRVVPNRNDEGKVEFWVGTATDIHEQKMLARALAENEARLKAMFEQTVTGILLLDFNMRILDANERFCQIAARPLDELRTCSWQDISHRSDLIRNMDLFRKLSQTGEAFIAEQRCIRPGGEEVWISNNVSILKKKDGVPRSFMCVCQDITAQKRLEQARQQLSQELASATEEVYESNRELSQTNAQLVRINADLDNFIYAASHDLKAPINNIEGLMRSLIHRLSPEILGTARVAQILSAIGLSIERFKRTVTDLTEVAKLQKNEEVNSQIDLASLIEEVRLDLAHALEDAPGTLEVDVAACEALYFSRKNLKSIVYNLLSNAIKYRSPERPVHILVKSWQEEKHAVLSVTDNGLGMDDTQEQKIFGMFKRLHSHVEGSGVGLYIVKKIMENAEGWIEVSSEVGVGTTFRVYFKQ; this is encoded by the coding sequence ATGGATTCGTTGGAAAAAAAGTCAGAGACCGATCCCAATGCATTAGCGCAGAAAGTGCAGGCACTCACCGAAGCGCTGGCACAGGCCGAAGAGCAGCGCCTGCTGCTGGCGAAAGTTACCAACGACGTGCTGTGGGAGTGGGACCTGGACACCGATCTGGTGACGTGGAACGAGCACATCCGTACGCATTTCGGCTATCCGTGGGAGGTGGTGGGCACACGCCTGGATGCCTGGGCCGATTGCATCCATCCGGACGATCACGAACGCCTGGTGGGCAGCATCTATGCCGCGCTGGAACGCGGCGAAGAGCGCTGGGAAGGCAGCTACCGCTTTCGCCGTGCCGATGGTGCCTACGTGTTTGTGCAGGACCGGGGCTATATCGTTCGGAATGCGGCGGGAAAAGCCGTTCGGATGCTGGGTTCCATGCGCGACGTCAGCCAGGAACAAAAGTCGCGCCTGACGATTACGGCCGTGCTGGAAGAATACCAGTTTATGGCCGATCACATGCCACAGATGGTCTGGCGTACCTTGCCGAATGGCGACCACGATTATTTCAACCAGCGCTGGTACGAATACACGGGCCTGACTTACGAGCAATCGATGAAGGAAGGCTGGTCGCTCGTGCTCCATCCCGACGACTACGAGCGGACCCTGCACGTCTGGCACCATTCGCTACGCACCGGCGACCTGTATCAGATCGAGTACCGTTTTAAGCGTGCCGACGGCACCTACCGTTGGTTTCTGGGGCGGGCACTTCCTTTACGCGACCACGCGGGGCGCATTGTGAAGTGGTTTGGGACCTGCACCGACATCGAAGACCAGCGGCGCGCCAGCGAAGCGCTGCAACTGAGCCAGCAGCGGGAACGCGAAGCCCTCGCCGTCGCCGAAGCCGAAAAGCAGAAGCTACACAACCTGATTGCCGTCGCCCCGGTCGGCATGGCCCTGTTGCGTGGCAAGGAGCTGGTCTTCGACATGGCGAACGATTCGTTCCTGCAGATCTTCGGGCGCTCGCGCGACATCCTGGGGCAGCCGGGGCGGGACGCTTTTCCCGAAATCAGCGGGCAGGGCATCTTGCAGACGCTCGAACGGGTTTTTGTCAGCGGGCGGGCGCAAACGGGGCGCGAGTTCAAAGCCCTGATCGACACCAAAGGCACCGGCGAACCGGAAGAGAGTTACTACGATTTTGTGTTTCAGCCCTTGCGCAACGCCGCCGGTGCGGTCGAAACGGTCCTCATTACCGCGTTGAACGTTTCGCAGCAGGTCCGGGCGCGTAAGGCCATCGAGTCGAGCGAGCAGCACCTCCGTAGCGTATTCAATTCCATGTCGCAGATCGCCTGGACCGCCTCTGCCGGGCAGGACGGCATCACGTTTTTCAACGAGCGCTGGTATCAGTACACCGGCCTGAGCGAAGCCGAGAGCCTGGGCATGGGGTGGATGAGCGTACTGCATCCCGAAGATGTTTCCATGATTCAGGTGCGCCGGACGAGCGGACGCCTGGACGGTACGCCCTACGAGATGGAAAACCGCTACCGTCGCCACGACGGCGCATACCGCTGGCATTTGTCGCGGGTAGTGCCCAACCGCAACGACGAAGGCAAGGTCGAGTTCTGGGTAGGTACGGCCACCGACATCCACGAGCAGAAAATGCTGGCGCGGGCGCTGGCCGAAAACGAAGCCCGCCTGAAAGCCATGTTCGAACAGACCGTCACGGGCATCCTCCTGCTGGACTTCAACATGCGCATCCTTGACGCCAACGAACGGTTCTGTCAGATTGCGGCCCGCCCGCTGGACGAGCTGCGGACCTGTTCCTGGCAAGACATTTCGCACCGGAGCGACCTGATTCGTAACATGGACCTTTTCCGGAAGCTCTCGCAAACCGGAGAAGCCTTTATTGCTGAGCAACGCTGCATACGCCCCGGGGGCGAGGAGGTCTGGATTTCGAACAACGTCTCCATCCTGAAGAAGAAGGACGGTGTGCCCAGAAGCTTTATGTGTGTGTGTCAGGACATTACGGCGCAAAAACGGCTCGAACAGGCCCGGCAGCAGCTTTCGCAGGAACTGGCCTCCGCCACCGAAGAAGTTTACGAAAGTAACCGCGAGCTGAGCCAGACCAACGCGCAACTGGTGCGCATCAACGCCGATCTGGACAATTTTATTTATGCCGCCTCGCACGACCTGAAAGCGCCGATCAACAACATCGAGGGGCTGATGCGCTCGCTGATCCACCGGCTGTCGCCAGAGATTCTGGGTACGGCGCGCGTGGCGCAGATCCTCAGTGCCATTGGTTTGTCGATCGAACGCTTCAAACGTACCGTGACCGACCTGACGGAAGTCGCCAAGCTGCAAAAGAACGAGGAAGTCAACAGCCAGATCGACCTGGCGTCGCTGATCGAAGAGGTGCGCCTCGACCTGGCCCATGCCCTCGAAGACGCACCAGGGACACTGGAGGTGGACGTAGCCGCGTGCGAGGCTCTTTACTTTTCTCGGAAAAACCTGAAGAGCATTGTCTACAACCTGCTGTCGAATGCCATCAAGTACCGTTCACCGGAACGCCCAGTGCACATTCTGGTGAAGAGCTGGCAGGAAGAGAAGCACGCCGTTTTGTCGGTTACCGACAACGGGTTGGGCATGGACGATACGCAGGAACAGAAAATCTTCGGGATGTTCAAGCGGCTGCACAGCCACGTCGAAGGCTCGGGCGTCGGGCTGTACATCGTGAAAAAAATTATGGAAAACGCCGAGGGGTGGATCGAAGTGTCCAGCGAAGTCGGGGTAGGCACCACCTTCCGGGTGTATTTTAAGCAATGA
- a CDS encoding NUDIX hydrolase: protein MPENQSIRVSVDAVVFGYTSREGLSVLLIKRNIPPFRHAWALPGGLVHNEESLEEAVTRELQEETGVSIRYLEQLYTFGQPDRDPRNRVVSVAYFGLVRPDAFRLQAATDASEAAWFPMKSLPALAFDHATIVATALERLRGKLTYAPVGFELLDKTFPFSELEKLYQTVLDRPIDRRNFKKKILKLGLLEKTSEKQRHEGSGRPGDLYRFHAERYQALQHQGFTFEI from the coding sequence ATGCCAGAGAATCAATCCATTCGGGTATCGGTCGATGCGGTCGTGTTCGGCTATACCTCGCGCGAAGGGCTGTCGGTCCTACTCATCAAGCGCAACATTCCGCCTTTTCGCCATGCCTGGGCGTTGCCGGGAGGACTGGTGCACAACGAAGAGTCGCTGGAGGAGGCCGTGACGCGGGAGTTGCAGGAGGAAACGGGCGTCTCGATTCGCTATCTAGAGCAACTGTACACGTTTGGGCAACCCGACCGCGACCCTCGGAACCGTGTGGTATCGGTGGCCTACTTCGGACTGGTACGGCCCGATGCGTTTCGCTTACAGGCCGCGACGGACGCCAGTGAAGCCGCCTGGTTTCCGATGAAGTCGCTGCCCGCCCTGGCGTTTGACCACGCTACGATCGTGGCGACGGCGCTGGAGCGGTTGCGGGGAAAGCTGACTTACGCGCCCGTAGGTTTCGAATTGCTGGATAAGACCTTTCCCTTTTCGGAGCTGGAAAAACTCTATCAGACCGTGCTGGACCGGCCCATCGACCGGCGGAACTTCAAAAAAAAGATCCTGAAACTGGGTTTGCTCGAAAAGACGTCCGAAAAGCAGCGTCACGAAGGCTCCGGCCGGCCGGGCGATTTATACCGCTTTCATGCGGAGCGGTACCAAGCACTTCAGCACCAGGGATTTACGTTCGAAATCTAA
- a CDS encoding low molecular weight protein tyrosine phosphatase family protein: protein MKNVLFVCSRNRLRSPTAERIFAEEPDLQTASAGLSPDAEEQLTPEHLAWADVVIVMESMHRRKLAQRFRTHLRGKRVRCLDIPDRYAYMDPDLIHLLRRKVPPLLR from the coding sequence ATGAAAAACGTACTTTTTGTGTGCAGCCGCAATCGCCTGCGGAGCCCAACGGCCGAACGAATTTTCGCAGAAGAACCGGACCTACAAACGGCTTCGGCCGGCCTGAGTCCCGATGCGGAAGAGCAACTGACGCCCGAGCACCTGGCCTGGGCCGACGTCGTGATCGTGATGGAGTCGATGCACCGCCGCAAACTTGCGCAGCGATTCCGTACGCACCTGCGCGGGAAGCGCGTGCGTTGCCTCGACATTCCCGACCGATACGCGTACATGGACCCCGATCTGATTCACCTGCTGCGGCGCAAAGTGCCGCCGCTTCTCCGCTAA
- a CDS encoding ADP-ribosylglycohydrolase family protein, with the protein MLVSLSIPDRLAGGLWGLLVGDALGVPYEFHAPSALPPREQLDMTPPADFQRAHARVPVGTWSDDGAQALALLASLLHCHELDLDDFGRRLLNWQDWGYLAVDGEVFDIGIQTSRALQALRSGTPPALAGPRDEMANGNGSLMRVLPLALWHRGSDLDLIRQAERQSLVTHGHLRAQVCCALYCLWARRLLQEATDPWHEVIATLHQHYGDDSLAWEQLAWHVRPHDPPDGSGSGYVVDCLRSARWAVETGHSYEAVVKNAISLGRDTDTTACVAGGIAGIQYGWQGIPERWRQQLRGRDLFEPLLKQLVQAHHA; encoded by the coding sequence ATGCTTGTTTCTCTTTCTATCCCTGACCGCCTGGCCGGGGGCCTCTGGGGCCTGTTGGTGGGCGATGCCCTGGGCGTTCCCTACGAATTTCACGCGCCTTCGGCGCTACCGCCACGGGAGCAACTGGACATGACACCACCCGCCGACTTTCAGCGTGCTCACGCCCGCGTTCCCGTCGGCACGTGGTCGGACGATGGTGCGCAGGCTCTGGCGCTGCTGGCGTCCCTCCTCCACTGCCACGAGCTGGACCTGGACGATTTTGGGCGACGACTGCTCAACTGGCAGGACTGGGGCTACCTGGCGGTCGATGGAGAAGTATTCGACATTGGTATCCAGACCAGCCGGGCGCTGCAGGCCTTGCGTTCCGGTACACCGCCGGCACTGGCGGGTCCTCGCGACGAGATGGCCAACGGCAACGGATCGCTCATGCGGGTGTTGCCGCTGGCACTCTGGCACCGGGGCAGCGATCTTGACCTGATTCGGCAGGCAGAGCGCCAGTCGCTGGTGACGCACGGGCACCTGCGGGCGCAGGTATGTTGTGCTCTGTATTGCCTCTGGGCCCGACGGTTGTTGCAGGAGGCGACCGATCCCTGGCACGAAGTCATTGCAACCCTGCATCAACATTATGGGGACGATTCGCTCGCTTGGGAACAACTTGCCTGGCACGTCCGTCCTCACGATCCGCCCGACGGCTCCGGTTCCGGTTACGTAGTCGATTGCCTGCGGTCGGCCCGCTGGGCCGTTGAAACCGGTCATTCGTACGAAGCGGTGGTCAAAAACGCGATCAGCTTGGGACGAGACACCGACACCACGGCATGTGTAGCCGGGGGCATCGCCGGCATTCAATACGGCTGGCAGGGCATTCCCGAACGCTGGCGACAACAGCTTCGCGGCCGTGACCTGTTCGAGCCGCTGTTGAAGCAATTAGTGCAGGCGCACCACGCCTGA
- a CDS encoding formylglycine-generating enzyme family protein: MMSLFRRRRTARPTFFYGATLTLLVLAGCQSAEESAAARSQRVAADTITCTSNLPSRFATTPVASPIGTDAQVAASAEGMVLIPGGTFAMGADNNQARPDEFPKHSVAVDSFWMDVTEVTNAQFRAFVEATDYVTTAERKPDWEELRKQLPPGTPKPPDSVLVASSLVFTAPTHPVSLNNYAQWWQWQPGADWQHPEGPGSSIAGKDDYPVVHVSWDDAQAYARWAGKRLPTEAEWEWAARGGLEGAVYPWGNEHVEAGVSKANTWQGRFPDQNTEKDGFYTAAPVRSFAPNGYGLYDMAGNVWEWCQDFYRPDYYQTLQQRGTVHNPQGPAQSYDPQEPTVPKRVQRGGSFLCHDSYCSSYRASARMKSSPDTGLSHAGFRCVRDN; this comes from the coding sequence ATGATGTCGCTCTTTCGGAGGAGGCGTACCGCCCGTCCCACTTTTTTCTACGGTGCAACCCTAACGCTGCTGGTGCTGGCGGGGTGCCAGTCGGCTGAGGAGTCGGCGGCCGCCCGGTCGCAACGGGTCGCGGCCGATACCATCACCTGCACGAGCAACCTGCCCAGCCGTTTTGCTACGACCCCCGTCGCGAGTCCTATCGGTACCGACGCCCAAGTGGCCGCTTCTGCCGAAGGCATGGTGCTGATTCCGGGCGGAACGTTTGCCATGGGAGCCGACAACAACCAGGCCCGTCCCGACGAATTTCCTAAGCATTCGGTGGCCGTAGATTCGTTTTGGATGGACGTGACCGAAGTCACCAACGCCCAGTTCCGTGCTTTTGTGGAAGCCACCGACTACGTCACCACCGCCGAACGCAAACCCGACTGGGAGGAGCTCCGGAAGCAGTTGCCGCCCGGCACGCCCAAGCCGCCCGATAGTGTGCTGGTCGCCAGTTCATTGGTCTTCACCGCCCCGACACATCCTGTGAGTCTCAACAACTATGCACAGTGGTGGCAGTGGCAGCCCGGTGCCGACTGGCAACATCCTGAAGGGCCGGGCAGCAGCATCGCAGGCAAAGACGACTACCCGGTCGTACACGTCTCGTGGGACGATGCCCAGGCTTACGCGCGGTGGGCGGGCAAACGTCTGCCGACCGAAGCCGAGTGGGAGTGGGCCGCCCGCGGCGGATTGGAGGGCGCCGTTTATCCCTGGGGAAACGAGCATGTGGAGGCCGGTGTGTCCAAAGCCAACACCTGGCAAGGGCGCTTCCCCGATCAGAATACCGAAAAGGATGGATTCTACACGGCCGCCCCGGTCAGGTCGTTTGCGCCCAATGGGTACGGCCTCTACGATATGGCCGGAAACGTTTGGGAGTGGTGCCAGGATTTTTATCGGCCCGACTATTACCAAACGCTTCAGCAACGGGGCACGGTGCACAATCCGCAGGGGCCCGCCCAGAGTTACGACCCACAGGAGCCGACCGTTCCGAAGCGCGTCCAGCGTGGCGGCTCGTTCCTCTGCCACGACTCCTACTGCAGTTCGTACCGCGCGTCGGCCCGCATGAAATCCAGCCCCGATACCGGGCTGTCGCATGCCGGTTTCCGGTGTGTTCGCGACAACTAA
- the dcd gene encoding dCTP deaminase — MILSGKEIQKRLDRDIFIDPYSPAQLNPNSYNLRLHHKMLVYERGVLDMKKPNRAQEITIPEEGLELEMNRLYLGRTIEHTRTEGLVPMLEGRSSVGRLGLFVHVTAGFGDVGFSGFWTLEIFCVQPIRIYAGIEICQIYYHTLEGDWDSYKSGKYQNNEGIQPSLLYKDFEGK, encoded by the coding sequence ATGATCCTCTCCGGTAAGGAAATTCAGAAACGCCTCGATCGCGACATTTTCATCGATCCCTACAGCCCGGCCCAGCTCAACCCCAACAGCTACAACCTGCGGCTGCATCATAAAATGCTGGTGTACGAACGCGGTGTGCTCGACATGAAAAAGCCCAACCGGGCGCAGGAAATCACCATTCCCGAAGAAGGCCTCGAACTGGAGATGAACCGGTTGTACCTGGGGCGCACCATCGAACACACCCGGACCGAAGGGCTGGTGCCCATGTTGGAAGGGCGTTCGTCGGTCGGGCGGCTGGGGCTGTTTGTGCACGTCACGGCCGGCTTCGGCGACGTGGGCTTCTCCGGGTTCTGGACCCTCGAAATCTTCTGTGTGCAGCCGATTCGCATCTACGCGGGCATCGAAATCTGCCAGATCTATTACCACACCCTGGAGGGCGACTGGGATAGTTACAAAAGCGGAAAATACCAGAACAACGAGGGTATTCAACCCAGCCTGCTCTACAAAGACTTCGAAGGGAAGTAG